From the genome of Hymenobacter sp. PAMC 26628, one region includes:
- a CDS encoding CcmD family protein: protein MTNKFLRYFVAVCGVFHLVLGTAAHAWAQAPGAPDVPAMADDLRASGKIYVVVAAVVVIIAGLLVYLIALDRKVSRLEKRAAAGGFNG, encoded by the coding sequence ATGACCAATAAGTTTTTGCGCTACTTTGTTGCCGTTTGCGGCGTATTCCACCTGGTGCTGGGCACCGCCGCCCACGCCTGGGCCCAGGCCCCCGGGGCCCCCGACGTGCCAGCCATGGCCGACGACCTGCGGGCCAGCGGCAAGATTTACGTGGTGGTGGCCGCCGTGGTCGTCATCATCGCCGGCCTGCTCGTCTACCTCATCGCCCTCGACCGCAAGGTGAGCCGCCTGGAAAAGCGGGCCGCCGCCGGCGGATTTAATGGCTAA
- a CDS encoding cytochrome c maturation protein CcmE domain-containing protein has product MKKTHIFIIAIIAIAAGIILSTTADASVYVLFGEARQRAAEGNATKVHVVGRLPRDGQNHPVGLQYDPMVDPNYFAFTLMDSTHVSQRVVYNNPKPQDFETSEQVVITGAMHNGTFVADNILLKCPSKYVKKELKGTEVATK; this is encoded by the coding sequence ATGAAGAAGACCCATATTTTCATCATTGCCATCATCGCCATTGCGGCGGGCATCATCCTCAGCACCACGGCCGATGCCAGCGTGTACGTGCTCTTCGGGGAAGCCCGCCAGCGCGCGGCCGAAGGCAACGCCACCAAAGTGCACGTGGTGGGCCGCCTGCCCCGCGACGGCCAGAACCACCCCGTGGGTCTGCAATACGACCCGATGGTGGACCCCAACTACTTCGCCTTCACACTGATGGATTCGACGCACGTGTCGCAGCGCGTGGTGTACAACAACCCCAAGCCGCAGGATTTTGAGACGTCAGAACAGGTCGTCATCACCGGGGCCATGCACAACGGCACCTTCGTGGCCGATAACATCCTGCTGAAGTGCCCCAGTAAGTACGTGAAGAAAGAGTTGAAGGGCACCGAAGTAGCGACCAAGTAG
- the ccsA gene encoding cytochrome c biogenesis protein CcsA translates to MNLLVGDIGHLSVIVAFVAAVVAAYAYFQAARGRALGDVDASWQRLGRGAFFVHGAAVLAVVGCLFDIIYHHRYEYYYAWSHSSNHLPLKYMISCFWAGQEGSFLLWIFWQVVLGGCIMLFNKKWEAPVLAVFSAVQAFLVSMIVGVVAGGLKVGSSPFMLLRDFLTDLPVWKTNPNFVPKDGTGLNALLQNYWMVIHPPTLFLGFALTLVPFAFAIAALWKKELTAWVKPAIPWSLVGGGVLGVGVMMGAYWAYETLNFGGYWNWDPVENAVYIPWLVLVAALHGLVLWQRRRTGLRTAYALVITTFILVLYATFLTRSGVLGNASVHSFTDLGLSGQLLIYLGFFTVLAVGLLVWRWKEIPVSPKELSMYSPELWVFVGATVLCLGAFQVLFTTSIPVYNAFMGFIGIKTNLALPVDQIAHYSKLQLWMGVGVGLLSGVGQVMWWQRNDKETLLNSLTPSVLLALLGTALAVLLIRYNGPTISPAYVVLFLAGLFGVLANLGTLFTLARRGITLSGGALAHLGVALMLLGILASSGYSSIISRNVSGLLYSRDFSEDINRDNVLLYRNEAAPMHGYQLTYEGQYFEVPGVPGYVNKQMLFRTDDDYKTLARADIKVGNKLYYKTGDTVTIVPENTFYRVDYAKKATGEKFTLYPRAQINEEMGGILASPDIKHFWGHDIYTHIGGAPDTRKDKQWSEPKEHTLSVGDTIFLNDYFAVFRAIEPAHETVGLGLQKGDLALQADMIVYGEQRQYHAHPLFVVRNRLVGRVPDEVDDLGIRLSLNTIDPQKGKFTFGVSTAQKDYIILKAMEKPFINLLWSGTLLMALGFALSLRQRNTKRNAAPEAPETDALPAVRTRMAPVA, encoded by the coding sequence ATGAACTTACTCGTTGGAGATATTGGCCACCTGAGCGTCATCGTGGCGTTTGTGGCGGCCGTGGTGGCGGCTTACGCCTACTTCCAGGCGGCGCGGGGCCGGGCCCTGGGCGACGTGGACGCCAGCTGGCAGCGGCTGGGCCGGGGCGCGTTTTTTGTGCACGGCGCGGCGGTGCTGGCCGTGGTGGGCTGCTTGTTCGACATCATCTACCACCACCGCTACGAGTACTACTACGCCTGGAGCCACAGTTCCAACCACCTGCCCCTCAAGTACATGATATCGTGCTTCTGGGCCGGGCAGGAGGGCAGCTTCCTGCTCTGGATTTTCTGGCAAGTGGTGCTGGGCGGCTGCATCATGCTTTTCAACAAGAAGTGGGAAGCGCCGGTGCTGGCCGTATTCAGCGCCGTGCAGGCCTTTTTGGTGAGCATGATTGTGGGCGTGGTGGCCGGGGGCCTCAAAGTTGGCTCCTCGCCGTTCATGCTGCTGCGCGACTTCCTCACCGACCTGCCGGTGTGGAAGACCAACCCCAACTTTGTGCCCAAGGACGGCACCGGCCTCAACGCCCTGCTCCAGAACTACTGGATGGTGATTCACCCGCCCACGCTGTTCCTGGGCTTCGCCCTCACGTTGGTGCCGTTTGCTTTCGCCATCGCCGCGCTCTGGAAGAAAGAGCTGACGGCCTGGGTGAAACCCGCCATTCCGTGGAGCCTGGTGGGCGGTGGCGTGCTGGGCGTGGGCGTGATGATGGGGGCCTACTGGGCTTACGAAACGCTGAACTTTGGCGGCTACTGGAACTGGGACCCGGTAGAAAACGCCGTGTACATTCCGTGGCTGGTGCTGGTGGCGGCCCTGCACGGGCTGGTGCTGTGGCAGCGCCGCCGCACGGGCCTGCGTACGGCCTACGCGCTGGTTATCACCACGTTCATTCTAGTGCTCTACGCTACGTTCCTCACCCGGAGTGGCGTGCTGGGCAACGCCTCGGTGCACTCGTTTACCGATTTGGGCCTGTCGGGCCAGCTGCTGATTTACCTGGGTTTCTTCACTGTGCTGGCCGTGGGCCTACTGGTCTGGCGCTGGAAGGAAATTCCGGTGTCGCCCAAAGAACTCTCGATGTACAGCCCCGAGCTGTGGGTGTTTGTGGGCGCTACGGTGCTGTGCCTGGGGGCCTTCCAGGTACTGTTCACCACCAGCATTCCGGTGTATAATGCCTTCATGGGCTTCATCGGCATCAAAACCAACCTGGCCTTGCCCGTCGATCAAATTGCCCACTACTCGAAGCTGCAACTGTGGATGGGCGTGGGCGTGGGCCTGCTCTCGGGCGTGGGCCAGGTGATGTGGTGGCAGCGCAACGACAAGGAAACCCTGCTTAATTCCCTCACGCCGTCGGTGCTGCTGGCGCTGCTGGGTACGGCCCTGGCGGTGCTGCTGATTCGCTACAATGGCCCTACTATTTCGCCGGCCTACGTGGTGCTGTTTTTGGCTGGGCTGTTTGGGGTGCTGGCCAACCTGGGCACACTCTTCACGCTGGCGCGGCGCGGCATCACGCTCTCGGGTGGGGCCCTGGCCCACCTGGGCGTGGCGCTGATGCTGCTGGGTATTCTGGCCTCGTCGGGCTATTCAAGCATTATTTCCCGCAACGTATCGGGCCTGCTTTACTCGCGCGATTTTTCGGAAGACATCAACCGCGACAACGTGCTGCTGTACCGCAACGAGGCCGCGCCCATGCACGGCTACCAGCTCACGTATGAGGGCCAATACTTTGAGGTGCCCGGCGTACCCGGCTACGTGAATAAGCAGATGCTGTTCCGCACCGACGACGACTATAAAACCCTGGCCCGCGCTGACATTAAAGTAGGCAACAAGTTGTATTACAAGACTGGCGACACGGTAACCATCGTCCCCGAGAACACTTTCTACCGCGTTGATTACGCCAAAAAGGCCACGGGCGAGAAGTTCACGTTGTACCCCCGGGCTCAGATCAACGAGGAGATGGGTGGCATCCTAGCCTCACCCGACATCAAGCACTTCTGGGGCCACGACATCTACACGCACATCGGCGGGGCCCCCGACACGCGCAAGGACAAGCAGTGGAGCGAGCCCAAGGAGCACACGCTGAGCGTGGGCGACACGATTTTCCTGAACGACTATTTCGCCGTGTTCCGCGCCATCGAACCGGCCCACGAAACGGTGGGCCTGGGCCTGCAAAAGGGCGACTTGGCCTTGCAGGCCGACATGATTGTGTACGGCGAGCAGCGGCAGTACCACGCTCACCCGCTGTTTGTGGTGCGCAACCGCCTGGTGGGCCGCGTGCCCGATGAGGTGGACGACCTTGGCATTCGCCTCAGCCTCAACACCATCGACCCGCAGAAAGGCAAGTTTACTTTCGGCGTGAGCACCGCGCAGAAGGACTACATCATCCTGAAAGCGATGGAGAAGCCCTTCATAAACCTGCTCTGGAGCGGCACGCTGCTTATGGCGCTGGGTTTCGCCCTGAGCCTGCGCCAGCGCAACACCAAGCGCAACGCGGCCCCCGAGGCCCCGGAAACCGATGCCCTTCCTGCCGTCCGCACCCGCATGGCACCGGTAGCTTAA
- a CDS encoding Rossmann-like and DUF2520 domain-containing protein, with translation MTLLVPNKPTRPRTGPLRVGLFGAGRVAGQLGPALVAAGHAVAFVWSRHGATAEALAAVLPGAAVLPDLGPPLPPADVYLLAVPDAAVAPVLAAVAWPAGAVVAHLAGALPLAVFESQPEVRGGVLYPLQTFSPGRAVDWAAVPLCVEAADAGAQNLLLALARSLSSDVRPLASADRLRLHVAAVFANNFTNHLLGVADALLAEAGLPAALLAPLVRETVDKALAAGSPFAVQTGPAARRDVPTLGAHRAALAAHPYWLGIYNQLTDSIQAQLLPGLGPAGK, from the coding sequence ATGACTTTGCTGGTACCGAATAAACCAACGCGGCCCCGGACGGGCCCACTGCGCGTGGGCTTGTTCGGGGCCGGGCGTGTAGCCGGGCAGCTGGGCCCGGCCCTGGTGGCCGCCGGCCACGCCGTAGCCTTTGTGTGGAGCCGCCACGGTGCTACAGCCGAAGCCCTGGCCGCGGTGCTGCCGGGCGCGGCCGTGCTGCCGGACCTGGGGCCCCCATTGCCGCCCGCCGATGTGTACCTGCTGGCCGTGCCCGATGCGGCCGTGGCTCCGGTGTTGGCGGCGGTGGCTTGGCCGGCCGGGGCCGTAGTGGCCCACTTGGCGGGGGCCCTGCCGCTGGCGGTGTTCGAAAGCCAACCGGAGGTGCGCGGCGGGGTACTGTACCCGCTCCAAACGTTCAGCCCGGGCCGGGCCGTGGACTGGGCCGCCGTGCCGCTGTGCGTGGAGGCCGCCGACGCCGGGGCCCAAAACCTGCTGCTGGCCCTGGCCCGCAGCCTAAGTAGCGACGTGCGCCCGTTGGCCTCGGCCGACCGGTTGCGGCTGCACGTGGCGGCAGTGTTTGCTAACAACTTCACCAACCACCTGCTGGGCGTGGCCGACGCGCTGCTGGCCGAAGCAGGCTTGCCAGCTGCCCTGCTGGCCCCGCTGGTGCGCGAAACCGTGGACAAGGCCTTGGCCGCCGGCTCGCCCTTTGCCGTGCAAACGGGTCCCGCCGCCCGCCGCGACGTGCCCACACTGGGGGCCCACCGGGCGGCGCTGGCGGCGCATCCGTACTGGCTGGGGATTTATAACCAACTGACGGACAGTATTCAGGCGCAGCTGCTCCCGGGGCTTGGGCCGGCCGGCAAGTAG
- a CDS encoding 2Fe-2S iron-sulfur cluster-binding protein has protein sequence MSATTITFQFKDGQPAQTHVAAAGESVLDVALNNAIQLQHNCGGVCGCSTCHVYVDRGGDDLPEISDKEEDFIDRAENPRINSRLACQCVVNAGMELTVTIPHQHFLGH, from the coding sequence GTGTCCGCCACCACTATTACGTTTCAGTTCAAGGACGGCCAACCGGCCCAGACCCACGTGGCGGCCGCCGGCGAGTCGGTGCTCGACGTAGCCCTGAACAACGCCATCCAACTCCAGCACAACTGCGGCGGCGTGTGCGGGTGCAGCACCTGCCACGTGTACGTGGACCGCGGCGGCGACGACCTGCCCGAAATCAGCGACAAGGAAGAAGACTTCATTGACCGCGCCGAGAACCCGCGCATCAACTCGCGCCTGGCCTGCCAGTGCGTGGTGAACGCCGGCATGGAGCTAACTGTCACTATTCCGCACCAGCACTTTCTGGGGCATTAA
- the iscX gene encoding Fe-S cluster assembly protein IscX, translating into MNHFEPPIQWADHEDVAMALYEKFGNEFPEARIYRIRFTDLIDWVLTLPNFAGTREQATEGHLEQIQAKWVYEWRDNQ; encoded by the coding sequence GTGAACCACTTCGAACCCCCCATCCAGTGGGCCGACCACGAGGACGTGGCCATGGCGCTATATGAGAAATTTGGCAACGAATTTCCCGAGGCCCGTATCTACCGTATCCGTTTCACTGATTTGATTGATTGGGTGTTGACGCTGCCCAACTTCGCTGGTACCCGCGAGCAGGCCACCGAAGGCCACCTGGAGCAAATCCAGGCCAAGTGGGTATACGAGTGGCGCGATAACCAATAA
- a CDS encoding cold-shock protein: MNTGTVKFFNEEKGYGFITDEATREDFFVHITGLNGGQIQQNDRVEFETQEGRKGVNAVNVRKI, from the coding sequence ATGAACACCGGGACCGTAAAATTTTTTAACGAGGAGAAAGGCTACGGCTTTATTACCGACGAGGCCACCCGCGAAGATTTCTTCGTTCACATCACCGGCCTGAACGGAGGCCAGATTCAGCAAAACGACCGGGTGGAGTTTGAAACCCAGGAAGGCCGCAAAGGCGTGAACGCCGTGAATGTGCGCAAAATCTGA
- a CDS encoding geranylgeranylglycerol-phosphate geranylgeranyltransferase, translating into MLLSLALVRAGLLLPGQVGALLAPRFGLLVLSALLVAAAGYIINDYYDVKIDAINRPDRLVVGRVVRRRTAMLAHLVLSGAGVALATFLSPLLGGVTLGAALLLWGYSARFKRVALVGNVSIGTLTAALVLLPELQLRTGNAVVWRYALAAFLLTVVREIVKDVEDMRGDAQHDCRTLPLVLGVARTKWVAGFFLACLCLLTGGAAAWLAVHGPWPLAAWLGALVLLPLGALVRLLVLADRRRHFRQLSTWCKGIMLAGVLSMALAGGVG; encoded by the coding sequence ATGCTGCTGAGCCTGGCGCTGGTGCGGGCGGGGCTGCTGCTGCCGGGGCAGGTGGGGGCCCTGCTGGCCCCGCGCTTTGGCCTGCTGGTGCTGAGCGCTTTGCTGGTGGCGGCGGCCGGCTACATCATCAACGACTACTACGACGTGAAGATTGACGCCATCAACCGGCCCGACCGGCTGGTGGTGGGGCGCGTGGTGCGGCGGCGCACCGCTATGCTGGCCCACTTGGTGCTGAGCGGGGCGGGCGTGGCGCTGGCTACGTTTCTGTCGCCGCTGTTGGGCGGCGTCACGCTGGGGGCAGCGCTGCTGCTGTGGGGCTACTCGGCCCGCTTCAAGCGGGTGGCGCTGGTGGGCAACGTCAGCATCGGGACCCTCACGGCGGCGCTGGTGCTACTGCCCGAGCTGCAACTGCGCACCGGCAACGCGGTGGTGTGGCGCTACGCGCTGGCGGCGTTTCTGCTCACGGTGGTGCGCGAAATTGTGAAGGATGTGGAAGACATGCGCGGCGACGCCCAGCACGACTGCCGCACGCTGCCGCTGGTGCTGGGCGTGGCCCGCACCAAATGGGTGGCGGGGTTTTTCCTGGCTTGCCTGTGTCTGCTCACGGGTGGGGCGGCGGCCTGGCTGGCAGTGCACGGGCCCTGGCCGCTGGCGGCGTGGCTGGGGGCCCTGGTGCTACTGCCACTGGGGGCCCTGGTGCGCCTGCTGGTGCTGGCCGACCGCCGCCGCCACTTCCGCCAGCTCAGCACGTGGTGCAAGGGCATCATGCTGGCGGGCGTGCTTAGCATGGCCTTGGCAGGTGGGGTGGGGTAG
- a CDS encoding BamA/TamA family outer membrane protein: MAQPMAPADTAHVPLAVEPAPRAPAIGKPTKNITILPIPVLFYQAETGLGYGLGGLLSGRFGQDTTVRSSNARIQYWQTAKKQSLIQFVHTIYSPGEKYYLNGEISAYNQLLYYYGKGNNSSIGDQSNVAYKLFIVNQRVQKAIAPKLFFGAQYRLTDMSQIQADGAADNGSTNYFYRDPRLSDRERMGTTVSGLGPVITLDTRDVALAAFHGDLLDASVMFNGKGLGSDYKFIRYQIDARHYQPIFSDKTILAMQFLGQFHTGDVPFRELAGIGANLGGTLYNNANLLRGIYEQRYRDRQMMMFQAELRQHLFWRIDGAAFAGVGEVANGASDFSLNQVRGAGGAGIRFNFIRRDRVNLRLDYAVGAGSQSGFLFAIGEAF; this comes from the coding sequence TTGGCACAGCCCATGGCCCCGGCTGATACCGCGCACGTACCCCTCGCCGTGGAGCCGGCCCCCCGGGCCCCCGCCATTGGCAAGCCCACGAAAAATATCACCATTCTGCCCATTCCGGTACTGTTTTACCAAGCCGAGACCGGCCTTGGCTACGGGCTGGGCGGTCTTTTGAGCGGCCGTTTTGGGCAGGATACCACTGTGCGCTCGTCTAACGCCCGCATTCAATACTGGCAAACGGCGAAAAAGCAGTCACTCATCCAGTTTGTACACACCATTTATTCGCCGGGCGAGAAGTACTACCTCAACGGTGAAATCAGTGCCTACAACCAACTGCTGTATTACTACGGCAAGGGCAACAACTCCTCGATTGGCGACCAGTCGAATGTGGCCTATAAGCTGTTCATTGTGAACCAACGCGTGCAGAAGGCCATCGCACCGAAGCTGTTCTTTGGGGCCCAGTATCGCCTCACCGACATGAGCCAGATCCAGGCCGACGGGGCCGCGGACAATGGCAGCACCAATTACTTCTACCGCGACCCGCGCCTAAGCGACCGGGAGCGAATGGGCACCACGGTGTCGGGCCTGGGTCCGGTCATCACGCTCGACACACGCGACGTGGCGCTGGCTGCCTTCCACGGCGACTTGCTCGACGCCAGCGTAATGTTCAACGGCAAGGGCTTGGGGTCGGATTATAAATTCATCCGCTACCAAATTGATGCCCGCCACTACCAGCCCATCTTTTCTGATAAAACCATTTTGGCCATGCAGTTCCTGGGGCAGTTTCACACCGGCGACGTGCCTTTTCGCGAGTTGGCTGGCATTGGGGCCAACTTGGGCGGCACGCTGTACAACAACGCCAACTTGCTGCGTGGCATTTACGAGCAACGCTACCGTGACCGCCAGATGATGATGTTTCAGGCCGAGTTGCGCCAGCACTTGTTCTGGCGCATCGATGGCGCGGCATTTGCCGGCGTGGGCGAAGTGGCCAACGGCGCCAGCGATTTTTCACTCAATCAGGTACGCGGTGCAGGCGGCGCCGGCATACGCTTCAACTTTATTCGCCGCGACCGGGTAAACCTGCGCCTCGATTATGCGGTGGGCGCCGGTTCGCAATCGGGGTTTTTGTTTGCCATCGGCGAAGCGTTCTAG
- a CDS encoding glycosyltransferase: MPSATPLRFQAAREATSAPPPVSAPDYAARLHQQLPPPRAALRACVIIPAKDEAATLPATLAALAAQTDVAGQPLPPDSFEVIVLANNCTDGTASAVRHFARQHPALAVHVARLRLAAPDAHVGRARRLLMDEACLRLLSLGHFNGIIASTDADTRVAPDWLAATQAEIAAGADAVGGRILTDATPVPTDQPVALGGPSGVRRTQLRDAAYQLWCARLEAQLDPQAADPWPRHHQHFGASLALTARAYRRVGGLPVVRYLEDEALCQQLRRHDLRLRHSPRVVVYTSARQYGRVEVGLSWQLREWAAQSVARSEPLVPCPQHLAALWRARRQLRAWWSRAAPFGVPGQGVAAALGLPEKQLARQVLASCTFGRLWDWVAEARATAGVAVPQVPLADALAWLRAPAAGQQATFFPARRAGTAGGAGR; the protein is encoded by the coding sequence ATGCCTTCCGCTACCCCGTTGCGTTTCCAAGCCGCCCGCGAAGCGACCTCTGCCCCGCCCCCGGTTTCCGCCCCTGATTATGCCGCCCGGCTGCATCAGCAGCTGCCCCCGCCCCGTGCTGCGTTGCGGGCCTGCGTCATCATCCCAGCCAAGGACGAGGCCGCTACGCTGCCCGCTACCCTGGCGGCTTTGGCGGCGCAAACAGACGTGGCCGGCCAGCCCTTGCCGCCCGATAGTTTTGAGGTAATTGTGCTGGCCAACAACTGTACCGACGGCACCGCCAGCGCCGTGCGCCACTTTGCACGCCAGCACCCAGCCCTGGCCGTGCACGTGGCCCGCCTGCGCCTAGCCGCCCCCGATGCCCACGTGGGCCGCGCCCGGCGCCTGCTGATGGACGAGGCCTGCCTGCGCTTGCTGAGCCTGGGCCATTTCAACGGTATTATTGCCAGCACCGACGCTGATACCCGCGTGGCCCCCGACTGGCTGGCCGCCACCCAGGCCGAAATCGCGGCCGGAGCCGACGCGGTGGGCGGCCGCATCCTCACCGACGCAACGCCCGTGCCCACCGACCAGCCCGTGGCGCTGGGGGGGCCCAGCGGGGTGCGCCGCACCCAGCTCCGCGACGCGGCTTACCAACTGTGGTGTGCCCGCCTCGAAGCCCAACTCGACCCGCAGGCTGCCGACCCGTGGCCGCGCCACCACCAACACTTCGGGGCCAGCCTAGCCCTTACCGCCCGCGCCTACCGCCGCGTGGGGGGGCTGCCCGTGGTGCGCTACCTAGAGGACGAAGCCCTTTGCCAGCAGCTGCGCCGCCACGACCTGCGCCTGCGGCACAGCCCGCGCGTGGTAGTGTACACTTCGGCCCGCCAGTACGGCCGCGTGGAGGTGGGCCTCTCTTGGCAATTGCGCGAGTGGGCGGCCCAAAGCGTGGCACGCAGCGAGCCACTGGTGCCGTGCCCGCAGCACTTGGCGGCGCTATGGCGCGCGCGCCGGCAATTGCGCGCCTGGTGGAGCCGCGCCGCCCCGTTTGGGGTGCCGGGGCAGGGCGTAGCAGCCGCGCTGGGCCTGCCCGAGAAGCAATTGGCCCGGCAAGTGCTGGCCAGCTGCACCTTCGGCCGGCTTTGGGACTGGGTGGCCGAGGCCCGTGCTACCGCCGGCGTAGCTGTACCGCAGGTGCCGCTGGCCGACGCGTTGGCTTGGCTGCGGGCCCCGGCCGCAGGCCAACAGGCTACCTTTTTTCCAGCACGTCGAGCCGGTACTGCGGGTGGCGCTGGCCGCTGA
- a CDS encoding class I SAM-dependent DNA methyltransferase, protein MNENQPNSLDGNYFDDVYRANSDPWGFETSPYEHAKYAASLGALPRAHYPRAFEIGCSLGVFTAQLAPRCNHLLGVDVSAEALAQARRRCADLPQVAFQQMQLPDEFPTGPFDLITLCEVGYYWNPADLARAADRIAGALPAGGQLLLVHWTPPVHDYPLTGDEVHEFFLQKTGPGGPWVHLSGQRHPQYRLDVLEKR, encoded by the coding sequence ATGAACGAGAACCAACCCAACAGCCTGGACGGCAACTATTTCGATGACGTGTACCGGGCTAATTCCGACCCTTGGGGTTTTGAAACCAGCCCCTACGAGCACGCCAAGTACGCGGCCTCGCTGGGGGCCCTGCCCCGGGCGCACTACCCGCGGGCGTTCGAAATCGGGTGCTCGCTGGGCGTGTTCACGGCCCAGCTGGCGCCGCGGTGCAACCACCTGCTGGGGGTAGACGTGAGCGCCGAAGCCTTGGCGCAAGCCCGCCGCCGCTGCGCCGATTTGCCCCAGGTGGCTTTCCAGCAAATGCAGCTACCCGACGAGTTTCCGACGGGCCCCTTCGACCTCATTACCCTCTGCGAAGTAGGTTATTACTGGAACCCTGCCGACCTGGCGCGCGCCGCCGACCGCATCGCCGGGGCCCTCCCCGCCGGGGGCCAGTTGCTGCTCGTGCACTGGACGCCCCCCGTGCACGACTACCCCCTGACGGGGGACGAAGTACACGAATTTTTCCTCCAGAAAACCGGCCCAGGGGGCCCCTGGGTGCACCTCAGCGGCCAGCGCCACCCGCAGTACCGGCTCGACGTGCTGGAAAAAAGGTAG
- a CDS encoding PIG-L deacetylase family protein, translating into MLPFAEYPVRPAAFAATLGPTLIIVPHPDDEALGCGGLLALLRRAGQPVHAALVSDGTMSHPNSAVFSAPARRAVREGELRHALALLDVHTEPLLLRLPDAAVPTGPAQPGFAEAADQLRAFVLDSQIATVLLPWRRDPHPDHRASYLLAQAALTGLPAAPRQLEYVVWAWQRAAPADLPQPADHVAGIRLAIGEVLPQKLAAIAAHRSQVAPGVFTDDAQGFLLADDMLTKFDQPFEVYFEHHT; encoded by the coding sequence ATGCTGCCTTTTGCTGAATACCCCGTGCGCCCGGCCGCGTTTGCCGCCACGCTGGGGCCCACGCTCATCATCGTGCCGCACCCCGACGACGAGGCTCTGGGCTGCGGGGGCCTGCTGGCACTGCTGCGGCGGGCTGGCCAGCCCGTGCACGCCGCTTTGGTGAGCGATGGTACCATGTCGCACCCAAACTCGGCCGTGTTTTCGGCACCCGCCCGGCGGGCCGTGCGCGAGGGTGAGCTGCGCCACGCCCTCGCGCTACTCGACGTGCACACCGAACCGCTGCTGCTGCGCCTGCCCGACGCGGCCGTGCCCACGGGCCCCGCGCAGCCCGGCTTTGCCGAAGCGGCAGACCAGTTGCGGGCGTTTGTGCTTGATAGCCAGATAGCCACCGTGCTGCTGCCTTGGCGGCGCGACCCGCACCCCGACCACCGCGCCAGCTACTTGCTGGCCCAAGCAGCCCTGACCGGGCTGCCCGCCGCGCCGCGCCAGCTCGAATACGTGGTGTGGGCCTGGCAGCGCGCCGCCCCTGCCGACCTCCCTCAGCCCGCCGACCACGTGGCGGGGATCCGCTTAGCCATTGGCGAGGTGCTGCCCCAGAAGCTGGCTGCCATTGCCGCCCACCGCTCGCAGGTGGCGCCCGGTGTGTTCACCGACGACGCCCAGGGCTTCCTGCTGGCCGATGACATGCTGACCAAGTTCGACCAGCCTTTCGAAGTATATTTTGAGCACCACACATGA